A window of Phycobacter azelaicus contains these coding sequences:
- a CDS encoding DUF2235 domain-containing protein, whose amino-acid sequence MSRKLIICLDGTGNEVEKNESNILRLYKCLKHDENQLIYYEPGVGTLSTRPFARTLFARTRLAMGLAFGLGLHANVLHAYSFLCENYREGDKLYFFGYSRGAYTARVLAGFINDFGLVAPHELHLIGPVFRAWRKLRQDGPHEQFAPLRISEQFFHIRRVPIRFLGLWDTVSSMIRFKIGGGSLIEFGTHSSVDENPSVKAVRHVLSIDETRRFFRHQLWAEGRNYYGNRFKTRKDPPQQDVKQVWFPGTHTDMAGSVPEPEAGLSKITMEWMRAELDGLGVDSLVFRETFYNRYVRGQEDKVTERMQLNISKPCAKSEIHSQMKLTKGWPILEIFPGLTSRSTWPNQKGWLGYYIPLGQYRHIPENAVIDPSFFERREDPVLGYDPPNLRGR is encoded by the coding sequence ATGTCACGCAAATTGATTATCTGCCTTGATGGCACCGGCAATGAAGTCGAAAAGAACGAAAGCAACATTCTGCGGCTTTATAAGTGTCTGAAGCATGACGAAAACCAGCTAATCTACTACGAACCCGGTGTGGGTACGCTATCGACCCGCCCGTTTGCGCGCACCCTTTTTGCCCGAACCCGCCTGGCAATGGGGCTGGCCTTTGGCCTTGGCCTGCATGCCAACGTTCTGCATGCCTATTCCTTTCTGTGCGAGAACTACCGTGAGGGCGACAAGCTCTATTTCTTTGGCTATTCGCGCGGTGCCTATACGGCGCGGGTACTGGCAGGGTTTATCAATGATTTTGGCCTCGTTGCCCCGCATGAGCTGCACCTGATCGGCCCTGTCTTTCGCGCCTGGCGAAAGCTCCGCCAAGACGGCCCGCACGAGCAATTTGCACCTTTGCGCATCTCTGAGCAGTTCTTCCATATCCGTCGCGTGCCAATCCGGTTTCTGGGCCTCTGGGACACGGTCAGTTCCATGATACGCTTCAAGATCGGCGGGGGTAGCCTGATCGAATTTGGCACCCATTCCAGTGTCGATGAGAACCCATCGGTCAAAGCCGTGCGCCACGTTCTGTCAATCGATGAGACCCGGCGGTTCTTTCGTCATCAGCTATGGGCAGAAGGGCGAAACTACTATGGCAACCGGTTCAAAACCCGAAAGGATCCACCACAGCAGGATGTCAAGCAGGTCTGGTTTCCCGGCACGCACACCGACATGGCAGGCAGCGTCCCCGAGCCGGAGGCAGGCCTGTCAAAGATCACGATGGAGTGGATGCGCGCCGAGCTTGACGGCCTCGGCGTCGACAGCCTCGTGTTTCGCGAAACCTTTTACAATCGCTATGTGCGGGGTCAGGAGGACAAGGTCACCGAGCGGATGCAGCTCAATATCTCCAAGCCCTGCGCAAAGTCAGAAATCCACAGCCAAATGAAGTTGACCAAGGGTTGGCCCATTCTTGAGATCTTTCCAGGCCTCACCTCTCGCAGCACCTGGCCCAACCAAAAGGGCTGGCTTGGCTACTACATTCCTTTGGGACAGTATCGTCATATTCCAGAGAATGCCGTGATTGACCCCTCTTTTTTTGAACGCCGCGAGGATCCCGTGCTGGGGTACGACCCACCCAACCTGCGCGGGCGATAA
- a CDS encoding ASKHA domain-containing protein produces the protein MADDPLVVFTPSGKRGRFPVGTPVLTAARQLGVDLDSVCGGRGICSKCQITPSYGEFSKFGVTVEEDALSPWNKVEQRYKDKRGLIDGRRLGCQAQIEGDVVIDVPPESQVHRQVVRKRAEARDIVMNPSTRLFYVEVEEPDMHKPSGDLERLVEALRVQWEIENAQCDLHILQAMQPILRKGNWKVTVAVHLGDETTPPRIMHIWPGLYEGSLYGLAVDLGSTTIAAHLCELKTGEVVASSGIMNPQIRFGEDLMSRVSYAMMNKGGDQEMTRAVREGMRQLFTQIAEEAQVDRELIVDAVFVCNPVMHHLFLGVDPFELGQAPFALATSNALSLKASELDLNIHPAARVYLLPCIAGHVGADAAAVALSEAPDKSEDLVLVVDVGTNAEILLGNKEKVLACSSPTGPAFEGAQISSGQRAAPGAIERVEINPVTKEPRFRVIGSDLWSDDPGFEAEVATTGITGICGSGIIEAIAEMRLAGVLDASGLIGSAEQTGSSRCIQDGRTNAYVLWDGSADGGPTITVTNPDIRAIQMAKAALYSGARLLMDKFGADTVDRVVLAGAFGAHISAKHAMVLGMIPDCPLEKVTSAGNAAGTGARIALLNTEARREIEETVRAIEKVETAVEPRFQEHFVNASAIPNSAEPFPILESVVALPDVDFNTGGGDGTAEGGRRRRRRRG, from the coding sequence ATGGCTGACGATCCTCTTGTTGTGTTTACCCCCTCCGGCAAACGCGGGCGGTTTCCGGTTGGAACTCCGGTTCTGACCGCCGCGCGCCAGCTGGGCGTGGATCTTGATTCCGTCTGCGGCGGGCGGGGCATTTGCTCAAAATGCCAAATCACGCCCTCTTACGGCGAGTTCTCTAAATTCGGCGTGACGGTTGAAGAAGATGCGTTAAGCCCCTGGAACAAGGTGGAACAGCGCTACAAGGACAAACGTGGCCTCATTGACGGGCGGCGCCTTGGCTGTCAGGCCCAGATCGAGGGCGATGTGGTCATCGATGTCCCGCCGGAAAGCCAGGTCCATCGACAGGTCGTCCGAAAACGGGCCGAAGCGCGTGATATCGTCATGAACCCCTCGACCCGGCTGTTTTATGTCGAGGTTGAAGAACCGGACATGCACAAACCATCTGGTGATCTGGAACGTCTGGTCGAGGCGTTACGCGTACAGTGGGAAATCGAGAACGCCCAGTGTGATCTGCATATCCTGCAGGCCATGCAGCCGATTTTGCGCAAAGGCAACTGGAAAGTCACGGTTGCGGTTCACTTGGGGGACGAGACCACGCCGCCCCGCATTATGCACATCTGGCCGGGTCTCTACGAAGGCAGTCTTTATGGGCTGGCGGTTGACCTTGGCTCGACCACCATCGCAGCGCACCTGTGCGAACTGAAAACCGGCGAAGTCGTCGCCTCTTCCGGTATTATGAACCCACAAATCCGGTTTGGAGAAGACCTGATGAGCCGGGTGAGCTACGCAATGATGAACAAGGGCGGCGATCAGGAAATGACCCGCGCCGTCCGTGAAGGGATGCGGCAGCTTTTTACCCAGATCGCTGAGGAAGCACAGGTCGACCGTGAGTTGATCGTAGATGCGGTCTTTGTCTGTAACCCTGTGATGCATCATCTTTTTCTGGGCGTAGATCCGTTCGAACTTGGTCAGGCGCCTTTTGCCCTGGCCACATCGAATGCTCTGTCCCTCAAGGCCAGCGAGCTGGATCTCAACATTCACCCGGCGGCCCGCGTCTACCTGTTACCTTGTATCGCAGGTCATGTGGGGGCCGACGCCGCCGCTGTTGCGCTCTCCGAAGCACCCGACAAATCCGAGGATCTGGTGCTGGTGGTCGATGTGGGCACCAATGCGGAAATCCTGCTCGGCAACAAAGAAAAGGTGCTTGCCTGTTCCTCCCCCACCGGCCCAGCGTTCGAGGGCGCGCAGATCTCCAGCGGTCAGCGCGCCGCGCCAGGCGCCATCGAGCGGGTCGAGATCAACCCCGTCACAAAAGAGCCGCGTTTTCGCGTCATCGGATCGGATCTCTGGTCGGATGATCCGGGGTTTGAAGCCGAGGTTGCCACCACCGGGATCACCGGCATCTGTGGCTCTGGTATCATCGAAGCGATTGCCGAAATGCGCCTTGCGGGTGTTCTGGATGCCTCGGGCCTCATTGGTTCGGCCGAGCAGACGGGATCGTCGCGCTGTATTCAGGACGGGCGCACCAACGCCTATGTGCTCTGGGATGGGTCCGCCGATGGCGGGCCGACCATTACCGTCACCAACCCCGACATCCGTGCAATCCAGATGGCCAAGGCAGCCCTCTATTCCGGTGCGCGGCTACTGATGGACAAATTCGGCGCCGATACTGTGGACCGCGTGGTTCTGGCCGGGGCCTTTGGTGCGCATATCTCGGCCAAACACGCGATGGTGCTGGGCATGATCCCCGATTGTCCGCTTGAAAAGGTCACCAGCGCGGGCAACGCCGCAGGCACCGGCGCGCGGATTGCGCTACTCAACACAGAGGCCCGCCGCGAGATCGAGGAAACGGTGCGAGCAATCGAGAAAGTAGAAACCGCCGTCGAGCCGCGGTTTCAGGAGCATTTCGTCAATGCCTCCGCGATACCGAATTCCGCCGAACCCTTCCCGATCCTGGAAAGCGTGGTCGCACTGCCCGATGTCGACTTCAACACCGGCGGCGGCGATGGCACCGCAGAGGGCGGTCGCAGGCGCAGACGGCGGCGCGGCTAA
- a CDS encoding CaiB/BaiF CoA transferase family protein has protein sequence MSGPLAGVTVVDLTHVLAGPYASMILSDLGAKVIKVERPGIGDDTRSFPPFKNGHSAYFATINHGKQSIALDLKSKDDRAIFDRLLARADVLLENYRPGVMERLGYAWEDLHARFPRLIYGAVSGFGHTGPDALKPAYDMVVQARGGVMSITGEKDREPVRVGASIGDIVAGMYLVQGILAALIDLEKTETGQKVDVAMLDSQLALLEHAIAITSVTGEPPRPSGARHPSITPFETFHASDGLFVIAAGNDTLFAILCEALRLPLADDPRFATNPERCTHARLLKRLIEAVTIDKPAAHWIELLTAAGIPTGPIQNVAEVLQDPQLLARNMVVDVLDESGAPAYTAAGNPIKMSALEDPATRAPAPTLDGDRQAILDWLDRS, from the coding sequence ATGTCCGGACCTCTTGCAGGCGTAACCGTCGTAGATCTCACCCATGTGCTGGCAGGGCCCTATGCCTCGATGATCCTGTCGGATCTTGGCGCCAAGGTGATCAAGGTCGAACGCCCCGGCATTGGCGATGACACCCGGAGCTTTCCACCCTTCAAGAACGGGCACAGCGCCTACTTTGCGACCATCAACCACGGCAAGCAAAGCATCGCGCTGGACCTCAAGTCCAAGGATGACCGTGCGATTTTCGACCGCCTGCTGGCGCGGGCGGATGTGCTTCTTGAGAATTACCGCCCCGGTGTGATGGAGCGGCTGGGCTATGCCTGGGAGGATCTCCATGCCCGCTTTCCCCGGCTAATCTACGGGGCGGTTTCAGGTTTTGGACATACCGGCCCGGACGCCCTGAAGCCGGCTTATGACATGGTGGTTCAAGCGCGCGGTGGGGTTATGTCGATCACCGGTGAGAAAGACCGTGAACCGGTGCGCGTTGGAGCCTCGATCGGGGATATCGTCGCAGGCATGTATCTGGTGCAAGGCATACTTGCTGCCCTGATTGATCTTGAGAAGACCGAAACAGGGCAAAAGGTCGATGTGGCCATGCTCGACAGCCAACTTGCCCTGCTGGAACATGCCATCGCCATCACCTCGGTCACAGGAGAGCCGCCGCGCCCCTCTGGTGCGCGCCATCCCTCGATCACCCCGTTTGAGACATTCCATGCCAGCGACGGGTTGTTCGTCATTGCCGCCGGGAACGATACGCTTTTTGCAATACTCTGCGAGGCCCTTCGGCTTCCACTGGCCGATGATCCCCGCTTTGCCACCAACCCCGAGCGCTGCACCCACGCACGCCTGTTGAAACGACTGATCGAGGCCGTGACAATAGACAAGCCAGCGGCGCACTGGATCGAGCTTCTTACGGCCGCAGGCATTCCCACCGGTCCAATTCAAAACGTGGCCGAGGTTTTGCAGGACCCACAGCTTTTGGCGCGCAACATGGTGGTTGATGTTCTCGATGAATCCGGTGCTCCGGCCTACACGGCCGCCGGAAACCCGATCAAGATGTCTGCCCTTGAAGATCCCGCGACCCGTGCCCCGGCACCGACATTGGACGGAGACCGGCAGGCCATTCTGGACTGGCTTGACCGATCTTAA
- the guaB gene encoding IMP dehydrogenase, whose translation MQIREALTFDDVLLVPGASEVLPSTADTRTRVTRSISLNIPLLSSAMDTVTEDRMAIAMAQAGGMGVIHKNLDVAEQARQVRRVKRFESGIVYNPITLTSDQTLADAKALQERYRVTGFPVVDSKGRVVGIVTNRDMRFASDDKTPVSVMMTSDNLAILQEPADREEAKSLMKSRRIEKLLITDKNGKLTGLLTLKDTEQAVLNPTACKDDLGRLRVAAASSVGDSGFERSEALIDAGVDIVVVDTAHGHSAGVIQAVKRIKALSNEVQVIAGNVATAEATRALIDAGADAVKVGIGPGSICTTRMVAGVGVPQLTAIMDCAGAAGDTPVIADGGIKFSGDFAKAIAAGASCAMVGSMIAGTDESPGEVILYQGRSFKSYRGMGSLGAMARGSADRYFQKDAASDKLVPEGIEGQVPYKGSASAVIHQLVGGLRAAMGYTGCATVEAMRHNCNFVKITGAGLKESHVHDVQITRESPNYRIG comes from the coding sequence ATGCAGATTCGTGAGGCTCTCACCTTTGATGATGTTCTTCTGGTTCCGGGGGCGTCCGAAGTGCTGCCAAGCACAGCGGATACGCGCACCCGCGTGACGCGGTCGATCTCGCTCAATATTCCGCTTCTGAGTTCGGCGATGGACACCGTCACCGAGGATCGCATGGCGATTGCCATGGCCCAGGCCGGCGGGATGGGGGTCATCCACAAGAACCTCGATGTGGCAGAACAGGCGCGTCAGGTGCGCCGGGTAAAGCGCTTTGAAAGCGGGATCGTCTACAATCCAATCACTTTGACCTCGGATCAGACCCTTGCGGATGCCAAGGCGTTGCAGGAACGCTACCGCGTGACAGGTTTCCCCGTCGTCGACAGCAAGGGCCGTGTGGTCGGAATCGTCACCAACCGCGATATGCGCTTTGCCAGCGATGACAAGACGCCGGTTTCGGTGATGATGACCTCGGACAACCTCGCGATCCTGCAAGAGCCGGCAGACCGCGAAGAGGCGAAATCCCTGATGAAGTCGCGCCGGATCGAAAAGCTCCTGATCACCGACAAGAATGGCAAGCTGACCGGTCTTTTGACCCTGAAGGATACCGAGCAGGCGGTTCTGAACCCCACTGCCTGCAAGGACGATCTGGGCCGTTTGCGCGTTGCAGCGGCCAGCTCGGTTGGCGATTCCGGCTTTGAGCGCTCGGAGGCGCTGATCGATGCGGGCGTTGACATCGTTGTCGTTGATACCGCCCACGGGCACTCGGCTGGTGTTATCCAAGCAGTCAAACGCATCAAGGCCCTGTCCAACGAGGTGCAGGTCATTGCGGGCAACGTCGCCACCGCCGAAGCAACCCGCGCGCTGATCGATGCGGGAGCCGATGCGGTCAAGGTTGGCATCGGGCCGGGGTCCATCTGCACAACGCGTATGGTCGCGGGTGTTGGCGTGCCGCAGCTGACCGCCATCATGGACTGCGCGGGCGCGGCGGGGGATACGCCGGTCATCGCTGATGGGGGCATCAAGTTCTCGGGCGATTTTGCCAAGGCTATTGCCGCTGGTGCCTCCTGTGCGATGGTCGGGTCGATGATCGCGGGCACGGATGAAAGCCCTGGCGAGGTGATCCTCTATCAGGGTCGTTCGTTCAAATCCTATCGCGGCATGGGGTCCCTGGGCGCCATGGCGCGCGGCTCTGCCGATCGTTATTTTCAGAAAGATGCGGCCAGCGACAAGCTGGTGCCGGAAGGGATCGAAGGGCAGGTGCCCTACAAGGGTTCCGCCAGTGCCGTCATTCATCAGCTTGTTGGTGGCCTGCGGGCTGCCATGGGTTACACCGGTTGCGCCACCGTTGAGGCGATGCGCCACAACTGCAACTTCGTGAAGATCACCGGCGCGGGCCTCAAGGAAAGCCACGTCCACGACGTGCAGATCACCCGCGAGAGCCCGAACTACCGGATCGGGTGA